The genomic stretch CAGGCAAAAAGTTCCAGTTGCTGGGGTTCCTGCTTTTCCGGATGGATACGCTGTTCTGTCTCATCTTCTGAGCGGGGTGATACCGGAATCCCGCGGGAGATGATGGTTTCGGAACCTGAACTGAGTAACCCTGCAAATTTACGGCAGTCCTGCGGGCTTTGCAGGGGGATTGATCCTGGAACTTCAAACTGTCGAAGGATCTCCTCCCGGATTCCGCCAAGGAGCTTGTGGAATTGCTGCATCAGCAGCAGATCCTCACCGCTCTGGTCTTCAGCAATGCTCTCTTCTTCTTTGAGGATACCTTGATCACCAAGGTGGGCAGCGATGCTTAATGCTGCTGCAACGGTCTCCTGGTCGGCACGTCGTTCTTCCATAAGGGTAATTAAAAAGCGCAGCCAGTAATACAGGGCAGCGTCGGCGTCTTCTTCCGCGATACCTAAGGCAGCGAGCCTCAGGCATCCGGCTTCTGTAAAACTGCCTTTAAAGCGTTTCAGCAAGGGTGCAGGAGACTGGTCTTCCATGGCGAGGCGGGAGAAACACCAGAGGGCAAAGTCTTCCGCTGCTTCGGGATAGTCCCGCTCTATGTCCCGTACCAGCATGGCGGCGGTATCTGCGAAAAGGTCTATCAGTCCCATTTCCAGAGCGTCTTCCATCTGATCCCCGGCGCTGCCGACGTAGTCCGGAGACTCCAGCAGCTCGGCGGCAAAACGCCCGCGGATGCTTTTTCTCTCTCCCTCAGGCATGTTCCCTGAAGCTATTGAAAGGGCCATGTCTGCAAGTTTATGGGGTGGTGTCTCCGGAGGAATAGTCGCCTTCAGGAGTTCCAGGGTTTTCAGGTCACCATCATAGAGGGCTTTAAGGCTCAGCACGCAATTTTTCCAGGGACCGACCAGGGAGTCATCCGGGACCTGTCGGAGCTGCTCCAGCAGGGACGGATCTTCCATGCCGTTGGTTACCGATTCAAGGGCGTCATCGACTGTCTGGGCGTTCTTGTAAAGCCGATGCTCGGGATCAAGGATACCGCAGGTAAGGAGCTCCCGGGGATCGGCGAGTATGCGCTGCAGTTCCTCCTTGAGTTCCTGCTTTCGGTCACCTTCGGAGACAAGAAGCTGCCTCAGTACAACGGGCACCTTGGATGATGTATGTTCACGTTGAGTGTGTGGTTTTCTCATGGTTGTTTTGCGTGAGAGCCACCGTAGACCGAAGTCCTGCCGGCTGTCAACGACTGGAAGGGAATTTATCCCAGCCGTTCCTCCAATTCTCGTACCATCTCGGGAGAAAGAGACCTGGCAATTTGCACGGAATCTCCTTCCTTGGTCTGCAGAACCGGGGTTTCGGCATAGAGGTTACCCTTTTCGTTAAGCAGAAGTTTGATGGCAGGGTACTTGGGATCGTTTATGTTGGTTCTGACGACCACTCCCTTGGCACCGTTGGTCAGTTCCACGTAGGTACCGATTGGGTAAATGGAAAGGGTATATACCAGAGCCCGCAGGATTCGTTCATCAAAGTGTTTGCCAATGTCTTTCAGCAGGTCCATGATGCCGGAGTGACCGTCCCGTTCCTGTTTGTAGGGGCGGCGGGATACTGCACCGTTGTAGGCGGTGGCCACGGCGATGATTTTTCCGTAGAGGGAGATCTTGTCGCCGGTGAGTTTTCGGGGATACCCGGTACCGTCCACACGCTCGGCATGTTCCAGTACCGCCAGCGCGACGGTGGCAGGAAAGGCTGCTGCTTTCAGTATCTTGAAAACCGATTATAGGATGTGCGTAGATTGTTTTTCTCTCGTTGGGACTCAACGGCCGGTCGCTCATGTAGATATTTTTGGGGATCTTCATCATCCCGATTTTATGCAGTAATCCTGCAGTCCCGACTTCAATCAGCCTGTGGGGCGGGAGCTTAAGGAACTCTCCTACAGCAAGACTCAGAATCGCTGTCTTCAAACAGCTTGAGGCCAAATAATCCTCTTCGGGTTGAGATGTAAAAGGAATACTCAGCAGAAAACGGCGGGAACTCTTAAGGGTCGAGATAATATTCTTTACAATGTCGGTGACTTCATCTATTCGCAGCTCCTCCCTTTCGGCAAATCTGCTGTAGATATTCCGGACCGCTTCGACTTTCTCCTGGTAAAAAGTGCTGACTTCCTGCCGCTCGGCACTTTCCTGAACGTCCTCTTTCAGGAAACCAAATCTGCCTTCTCCTTCGCTTTCGCTGGAGGGCATTGGTTTTTCCGATGGTTGTCCGTCGGTATACACTTGAGTGTAGTACCACTTGGAAAGCAGGGTTACCAGCTCCTGAGATACAGGAATATCCGGCGACAGAATGATGTAACCGCCATCGAGAAATACCGGGGCGTCGATATACGAATTGATCTCTAAATTTTCCAGGCTGACTTTGTTCACAATATTA from Marispirochaeta sp. encodes the following:
- a CDS encoding HD domain-containing phosphohydrolase, which codes for MLKAAAFPATVALAVLEHAERVDGTGYPRKLTGDKISLYGKIIAVATAYNGAVSRRPYKQERDGHSGIMDLLKDIGKHFDERILRALVYTLSIYPIGTYVELTNGAKGVVVRTNINDPKYPAIKLLLNEKGNLYAETPVLQTKEGDSVQIARSLSPEMVRELEERLG